A stretch of Desulfitobacterium dichloroeliminans LMG P-21439 DNA encodes these proteins:
- the fliR gene encoding flagellar biosynthetic protein FliR, translating to MGLAEFLQWNLTLFLLILSRWAGMIMLAPVFGARGVPAMVKLGLAVSISVILYPVILARGPLIPSETLPYVGLLIKEIFVGLVVGFVIYAITAVLEGAGRLIDMQMGFNMSGAIDPIFGVQSAMMGNFQMIIAIMLLLATNSHHYMIAAMVESYNYVPIDPSALPQGINYFVHLFRDTFTLSIQLALPVMGALVLSDIGVGLLMRTVPQMNIFTVIFPVKIIFGFIILFLGISFFGETVNMLFDRAMNMLLELYKGWQQT from the coding sequence ATGGGCTTAGCAGAATTTTTGCAATGGAATCTCACACTGTTCCTCCTCATTCTCTCCCGGTGGGCGGGGATGATTATGTTAGCTCCTGTATTCGGAGCTCGTGGTGTTCCGGCAATGGTTAAGCTTGGCTTGGCCGTGAGCATATCTGTTATCCTTTATCCAGTCATCCTAGCTAGGGGACCTCTGATTCCCAGTGAGACCTTACCCTATGTAGGGCTCCTGATTAAAGAGATCTTTGTCGGGTTGGTCGTGGGTTTTGTCATTTATGCTATTACAGCAGTTTTAGAAGGTGCCGGTCGATTAATCGATATGCAGATGGGATTTAACATGAGTGGTGCTATCGATCCCATCTTCGGTGTACAAAGTGCCATGATGGGGAATTTTCAGATGATTATCGCCATTATGCTACTGCTGGCGACCAATTCCCACCATTATATGATCGCTGCCATGGTCGAGAGTTATAACTATGTACCGATTGATCCGTCAGCTCTACCCCAAGGGATTAATTATTTTGTTCATCTTTTCCGCGATACTTTTACATTATCCATTCAGCTTGCTTTGCCAGTTATGGGCGCTTTGGTCCTTTCTGATATCGGGGTAGGACTGTTAATGCGGACTGTTCCACAGATGAATATTTTTACGGTTATTTTTCCGGTGAAGATTATTTTTGGTTTCATTATTCTATTCTTAGGTATTAGTTTTTTCGGAGAAACGGTGAATATGCTTTTTGACCGAGCGATGAACATGCTTTTAGAGCTTTATAAGGGGTGGCAGCAAACATGA
- the flhB gene encoding flagellar biosynthesis protein FlhB: protein MSEKTHQATPKRRQEARKKGQVFKSTEMVSALMLVSFIALLKYYVPTMLEKAQGIFTYVYRLSSEWTTRSVASLMVDLVWLGIQIGAPIFIVGAVIAIGANYLQVRTLFTLEPLKPQLSRISPLNGAKRMFGVKAWVELAKSLLKVIFIGYFLYATIRDNFEVFPVMARFTVGQGAVFIGGLIVDLGWKIALSFFVIAGIDFLYQWWDYEKNLKMSHEEMKQEYKQTEGNPQIKSEIKRKQRAMAMQRMMQDLKTADVVVTNPTHYAVALRYDPKENAAPVIVAKGADEIAQRIKQLAKEYGIITMENRPLARALFAQAEIGQAVPAELYKAVAEVLAFVYKLKRKKYTG, encoded by the coding sequence ATGAGTGAAAAAACACATCAGGCCACACCCAAGCGCCGGCAGGAGGCGCGCAAGAAAGGTCAAGTCTTTAAGAGTACGGAAATGGTCTCCGCACTCATGCTAGTCAGCTTTATTGCACTTCTGAAATACTATGTCCCGACCATGTTGGAAAAGGCTCAAGGAATATTCACTTACGTCTATAGGCTCTCGAGCGAATGGACGACTCGCTCCGTTGCTAGCTTAATGGTGGATCTAGTTTGGCTAGGCATTCAAATCGGCGCACCTATATTTATTGTCGGGGCAGTTATTGCCATAGGTGCCAACTACCTGCAAGTACGTACTCTTTTCACCCTTGAGCCATTAAAGCCTCAGCTTAGTCGCATTAGCCCTCTTAACGGGGCCAAGCGCATGTTTGGGGTGAAAGCTTGGGTAGAGCTGGCCAAATCCTTGCTAAAAGTTATCTTTATTGGCTATTTCCTCTACGCAACAATCCGCGATAACTTTGAAGTCTTTCCGGTTATGGCCCGCTTTACAGTAGGCCAAGGGGCCGTATTTATAGGTGGATTGATTGTCGATCTGGGTTGGAAAATTGCTTTATCCTTTTTTGTCATTGCCGGGATAGATTTCCTCTATCAGTGGTGGGACTACGAGAAAAACCTCAAAATGTCCCATGAAGAAATGAAGCAAGAGTATAAGCAAACCGAAGGTAATCCTCAAATAAAAAGTGAGATTAAGCGGAAGCAAAGAGCCATGGCTATGCAACGTATGATGCAGGACTTAAAGACGGCCGATGTGGTCGTGACCAACCCGACTCACTATGCAGTTGCTCTGCGCTATGACCCTAAAGAGAATGCAGCTCCCGTCATCGTTGCCAAAGGAGCTGACGAAATTGCACAACGGATCAAACAGCTTGCCAAAGAATATGGCATCATTACCATGGAAAACAGGCCGCTGGCCCGTGCCCTCTTCGCGCAAGCAGAAATTGGGCAAGCCGTACCCGCGGAACTCTATAAAGCTGTAGCAGAGGTCCTTGCCTTCGTCTATAAGCTCAAAAGAAAGAAATATACTGGATAA